One Pontibacillus yanchengensis DNA window includes the following coding sequences:
- a CDS encoding prenyltransferase/squalene oxidase repeat-containing protein, giving the protein MKEQLYKEKDRLIEEIKAIQTESGSWHLCFENSLLTDAFTIILYKTLKVQDGAFIEALAERIASKQLSNGAWKLYPDEDDGNVSLTINAYYALLTSGTTSKEDPLMKKASSYIKDNGGLMRANTITKLMLAVTGNLPWSSLPSIPIELILVPKAFPLSFYDLVGYARVHLAPILILMNSQFQLNTKDTPDLSDLLLYDSRFYEDLRNQTRFLKSWMKDSLVYLSDFQEKANDKEVNKAKDYMFERIEPNGLLYGYFLSSFYMVFALLALDYKKQDSLIRKALVGMKTLICYLTPHSIHIQNSPSTIWDTALLSSALQVAGVDFAEEPIQRANSYLLSRQHFRYGDWSFHNSHTPPGKWGFSDVNTMEPDVDDTTAALRSLKKLADEQHNYRSEWNRGLKWVLSMQNDDGGWPAFEKNTNKRILTLLPIDGADVASVDLSTPDLTGRTLQFLGDYAKIPRDHPQIKNGVNWLLDHQRTDGSWNGRWGICYIYGTWAAVTGLEASGLSDTHLSLKLAKEWLERIQNEDGGWGESCRSDQEEMYIPLKASTPSQTAWALEALIAISPQPTRVIDRGMIALLNSLKRKNWTHFYPTGAALPGQFYIYYHSYNYSWPLKTIARYCNIDIASLK; this is encoded by the coding sequence ATGAAAGAACAGTTGTATAAGGAAAAAGACCGACTCATAGAAGAGATCAAAGCTATACAAACAGAAAGCGGATCCTGGCATCTGTGTTTTGAAAATAGTTTACTCACGGATGCATTTACAATCATTCTTTATAAAACACTTAAGGTACAAGATGGGGCTTTCATTGAAGCCCTTGCAGAACGAATTGCGTCTAAACAATTATCTAATGGGGCTTGGAAACTTTATCCTGATGAAGATGATGGAAATGTATCGCTCACTATTAATGCCTATTATGCATTGTTAACTTCAGGCACGACATCTAAAGAAGATCCTTTGATGAAAAAAGCCTCTTCCTATATTAAAGATAATGGAGGTTTAATGAGAGCTAATACCATAACAAAATTAATGCTTGCCGTAACGGGAAACCTACCATGGTCTAGCTTACCTTCCATTCCGATTGAGCTCATACTTGTGCCTAAAGCATTTCCGCTCAGCTTTTATGATCTTGTTGGGTATGCACGAGTTCACCTAGCTCCGATTCTTATTCTCATGAATTCACAATTCCAACTTAACACAAAAGATACACCTGACTTATCAGATTTACTTTTATATGATTCACGATTTTATGAAGATCTCCGTAACCAGACAAGATTTTTAAAGTCATGGATGAAGGATAGCCTTGTTTATTTGTCTGATTTTCAAGAAAAAGCAAATGACAAAGAGGTTAACAAAGCAAAAGATTATATGTTTGAAAGAATAGAGCCAAATGGTCTCTTGTATGGTTATTTTCTTTCGTCATTTTATATGGTGTTTGCATTGTTAGCCCTTGATTATAAAAAACAAGATTCTCTAATCAGAAAAGCTTTAGTAGGAATGAAAACATTAATATGCTATCTAACACCTCATAGCATTCATATTCAAAATTCACCTTCTACTATATGGGATACAGCTTTATTGAGCTCTGCCCTACAGGTAGCCGGAGTGGACTTTGCTGAAGAGCCGATTCAACGAGCAAATTCCTATTTACTATCAAGGCAACATTTCAGATATGGTGACTGGAGTTTTCATAATTCACATACCCCTCCTGGAAAGTGGGGATTCTCAGATGTGAATACCATGGAACCTGATGTGGACGATACAACTGCAGCCTTACGATCTCTAAAGAAATTGGCGGACGAACAACATAACTATCGCTCGGAATGGAATCGTGGATTGAAATGGGTTCTATCTATGCAAAATGATGATGGTGGGTGGCCTGCATTTGAAAAAAACACCAATAAACGAATACTTACCTTACTCCCAATTGATGGAGCAGACGTAGCGAGTGTTGATCTATCAACGCCTGACTTAACTGGACGAACGCTTCAATTTCTAGGAGACTATGCAAAAATACCTAGAGATCATCCACAAATAAAGAATGGAGTAAATTGGTTGTTAGATCATCAGCGAACAGATGGTTCTTGGAATGGTAGATGGGGAATCTGCTATATATATGGTACATGGGCAGCCGTAACAGGTTTGGAGGCTTCAGGGTTATCAGATACTCATCTCTCATTAAAGTTAGCTAAAGAGTGGTTAGAACGAATCCAGAACGAGGATGGTGGATGGGGAGAATCATGCAGGAGTGATCAGGAAGAAATGTATATACCTCTAAAAGCTTCAACACCTTCGCAAACTGCCTGGGCACTTGAAGCATTGATTGCTATATCTCCTCAACCTACTAGAGTGATAGATAGAGGAATGATAGCACTGTTGAATAGCCTAAAACGAAAAAATTGGACCCACTTCTATCCAACTGGAGCTGCCTTACCTGGGCAATTTTATATTTATTATCACAGCTATAATTATAGTTGGCCTCTTAAAACCATAGCCAGATATTGCAATATTGACATAGCATCACTTAAATAA
- a CDS encoding P1 family peptidase, with the protein MSIQKRIRDYGVKIGKLETGHYNSITDVDGISVGHVTLSENGTQTGVTAILPHQGNIFKEKVIASSHVINGFGKTMGTLQINELGTLESPIILTNTLSIGTAADALIGYMLDQNPEIGRTTGTINPVVCECNDMLLNDVRARFITKEHVIHALNNTSKEVKEGSVGAGTGMLCYSLKGGIGTSSRLMKMEHGTYTMGVFVLANFGILSDLKVNGKAVGEELRDSILQSHEEKDKGSIIVIVSTDLPVSERQLNRVIKRTITGLSRTGSIITNGSGEVVIGFSTATKIPHNKISSYMSVPMIHEEDIDLAFRAVGDATEEAVLNSLVTATHVIGRDRNERPAFKDLVNEYNIELT; encoded by the coding sequence ATGTCCATTCAAAAAAGGATCAGAGATTATGGAGTAAAGATAGGTAAACTAGAAACAGGGCACTACAACTCAATTACAGATGTTGATGGCATATCTGTTGGTCATGTCACTCTTAGCGAGAATGGTACTCAAACAGGTGTTACAGCTATCTTACCTCACCAAGGGAACATATTTAAAGAAAAGGTAATTGCTTCAAGTCATGTGATTAATGGGTTTGGAAAAACAATGGGGACGTTACAAATCAATGAGTTAGGCACATTAGAATCTCCAATCATCTTAACGAATACGTTGAGTATTGGAACTGCAGCAGATGCATTGATTGGATATATGCTAGATCAAAATCCCGAAATTGGAAGAACAACTGGAACAATTAATCCTGTAGTATGTGAATGTAACGACATGCTACTAAATGATGTTCGAGCTAGGTTTATTACTAAGGAACATGTTATACATGCATTGAATAATACATCAAAAGAGGTAAAAGAAGGTTCGGTTGGAGCAGGTACTGGAATGCTTTGTTATTCATTAAAAGGGGGGATTGGAACTTCCTCAAGGTTAATGAAGATGGAGCATGGTACATATACAATGGGGGTTTTTGTGTTAGCTAATTTTGGAATATTAAGTGACTTAAAAGTGAACGGAAAAGCTGTTGGGGAAGAACTGAGAGATTCCATCCTCCAATCGCATGAGGAGAAAGATAAAGGTTCCATTATTGTAATAGTTAGTACAGATCTACCTGTATCTGAAAGACAATTAAATAGGGTTATTAAAAGAACTATTACAGGGTTATCTCGCACGGGTTCTATCATTACAAATGGGAGTGGAGAAGTAGTAATTGGCTTTTCTACAGCTACCAAAATACCTCATAATAAAATCTCAAGTTATATGTCGGTTCCAATGATACATGAGGAAGATATTGATTTAGCATTCAGAGCTGTTGGTGATGCTACTGAAGAGGCAGTTTTGAACTCACTAGTGACTGCAACACATGTAATTGGACGAGATAGGAATGAAAGACCTGCCTTTAAAGACTTAGTTAACGAATATAATATAGAGTTAACTTAG
- a CDS encoding alginate lyase family protein, with the protein MNSGVKEPSFFYSEASKDYIKDMTTQYWENEVNEVIHRADLACDNTFIFTHRWDMERCETPISFSDSIDWTYQYKGDFEWTVNLNRARFMAELGQSYWLTDDEKYVSAYIRLMNDWLAQNPLTENEVHESKDRKYNVKDTWRKLDSGIRITNWIKGYYCVKSSEQWGRTEEETFQHALSLHGMYLHIAYLPHDQQSNWGFLETNGLFQIAMLFPHLESTEKWLEAAVTRLEGMCKLQVFEDGMHNEQSPMYHHEVLHCLFECVLLAKKNDYSLPCTLERSLHRLFTASLAFVKPNGHQPMISDSDHTDIRDVLTRGSVLFENGEFKHQAYSVLDFEGIWYFGKEGFSLYERLNPVEPSFCSTHFDQAGYSIMRSSWKSDAQYVLFDGGHMDIIRAHGHDDFLHFDLCSNGADFLIDTGRYTYMENEDRRYFKESTQHNTISVDDQTISTYVDSWTWENIAQPVDRYWKSTDLVDYVQSGHNGYLRLESPVEVKRQLMFIKPYYWILVDTCSSHDTHEYKQHFHFSEDNDVRVEDDGKIHSKAKNGAELTMISLHSGIVSTESCWTSRDYNHKNKSTKVTCSQEGKGLVKFVSAIVPDSTMEKTPFTLKEIDVFDTKNQLFSKQAVTAVEVTRGINQEVLLFSHAGPNSFQFSGCHMAGEILFSRKSPTAYEDIIKV; encoded by the coding sequence ATGAACTCAGGTGTAAAGGAACCCTCATTTTTTTACTCTGAAGCCTCAAAAGATTACATTAAAGATATGACAACACAGTACTGGGAAAATGAAGTGAATGAAGTCATTCATAGGGCGGACTTGGCTTGTGATAACACGTTCATCTTTACACACAGATGGGATATGGAGCGTTGTGAGACACCCATTTCTTTTTCTGACTCAATCGATTGGACATACCAATATAAGGGTGATTTTGAATGGACAGTAAATCTGAATCGGGCTAGATTCATGGCTGAATTAGGTCAATCCTATTGGTTAACAGACGATGAAAAGTACGTTTCCGCTTATATTCGGTTAATGAACGACTGGTTAGCGCAGAACCCACTCACAGAAAATGAAGTTCATGAAAGTAAAGACAGAAAATACAATGTAAAAGATACATGGCGGAAGCTAGATAGCGGAATTAGGATAACAAACTGGATAAAAGGATATTATTGTGTGAAATCTTCAGAGCAATGGGGGCGTACGGAAGAGGAAACCTTCCAACATGCTCTATCTTTGCATGGGATGTATCTACATATAGCTTACCTCCCACATGATCAGCAGAGTAATTGGGGATTTCTTGAAACCAATGGGCTTTTTCAGATAGCTATGTTATTTCCACATCTAGAGAGCACTGAAAAATGGTTAGAAGCAGCAGTTACAAGATTAGAGGGCATGTGTAAACTCCAGGTATTTGAAGATGGCATGCATAATGAACAAAGTCCCATGTATCATCATGAAGTTCTTCATTGCCTGTTTGAATGTGTATTACTAGCTAAGAAGAATGATTATTCACTACCTTGTACCTTAGAACGCTCTCTTCATAGGTTATTTACTGCATCACTTGCATTTGTGAAACCAAATGGACATCAACCGATGATTAGTGATAGTGATCATACAGATATCCGTGATGTATTAACACGTGGATCAGTTTTATTTGAGAATGGGGAATTTAAGCATCAAGCGTATAGTGTATTGGATTTTGAAGGAATATGGTACTTCGGTAAAGAAGGATTCAGCTTATACGAAAGACTAAATCCAGTAGAACCTTCCTTTTGTTCCACTCATTTTGACCAAGCCGGCTATTCTATCATGAGAAGTTCATGGAAATCGGACGCTCAATATGTATTATTTGATGGTGGCCATATGGACATCATTCGAGCACATGGTCATGACGATTTTCTCCATTTTGACTTATGTTCAAACGGAGCGGATTTTTTAATAGATACAGGTCGATACACTTATATGGAAAATGAGGACCGAAGATATTTTAAAGAATCCACCCAACACAATACAATTAGCGTGGATGATCAAACGATTTCTACTTATGTGGATTCATGGACATGGGAGAATATAGCTCAACCTGTTGATCGTTATTGGAAATCTACGGATCTTGTTGACTATGTTCAATCAGGACATAATGGCTATTTGCGATTAGAAAGCCCTGTCGAGGTTAAGCGTCAATTGATGTTTATTAAACCTTATTACTGGATCTTAGTTGACACATGTTCTTCCCATGATACTCATGAATATAAACAACATTTTCATTTTAGTGAAGATAATGATGTTAGGGTTGAAGACGATGGGAAAATTCATTCTAAGGCTAAAAACGGTGCTGAACTTACTATGATTTCACTTCATTCTGGTATAGTCTCAACAGAGTCATGTTGGACTTCTAGAGATTATAATCACAAAAATAAATCTACTAAAGTTACTTGCTCTCAAGAAGGAAAAGGGTTAGTTAAATTTGTATCGGCAATTGTCCCCGATTCAACCATGGAAAAAACTCCGTTTACGTTAAAAGAAATAGATGTATTCGACACGAAAAATCAATTATTCTCAAAACAAGCAGTTACAGCAGTTGAAGTGACGAGAGGGATAAATCAGGAAGTACTATTATTTTCCCATGCCGGGCCTAATAGCTTTCAATTTAGTGGATGTCACATGGCAGGGGAAATTCTCTTTTCAAGAAAGTCACCTACAGCCTACGAAGACATTATTAAAGTATAA